A genome region from Euphorbia lathyris chromosome 4, ddEupLath1.1, whole genome shotgun sequence includes the following:
- the LOC136226795 gene encoding structural maintenance of chromosomes protein 5-like isoform X1 — MKRSKMAEDPDDPCWKAKRAKIIRGEDDYMPGNIIEMELHNFMTYDHLFCKPGSRLNLVIGPNGSGKSSIVCAIALGLGGEPQLLGRATSIGAYVKRGEECAYIKISLRGDTKDEQITIMRKIDMHNKSEWLYNGKVVPKKEVAELIQRFNIQVNNLTQFLPQDRVCEFAKLTPVQLLEETEKAVGDPQLPIQHRALVEKSHQVKINEVAIERNGETLNQLKALNAELEKDVERVRQRDELLAKVESMKKKLPWLKYDMKKAEYMEAKEQEKDAKKKLDEAAKALKNLAEPVDKKKKEKSLMDSKCKKVQSLVKDNAKQRMELLEKESHLGVQARGKYSEMGDLKRQEESRQKRMLKAKEDLTAAEIELQNLPIYEAPKDLLERLGAQILELQVSAKEKRSQKSEKEKLLSQHKLSLRQNLDRLKDMEDTKIKLLQALRNSGAESIFDAYKWLEQHRSELRKEVYGPVLLEVNVSDRAHANYLEGQVPYYIWKSFITQDPHDRDFLVKCLKNYDVPILNYANDEYRAKEPFQVSEKMHELGINSRLDQVFDAPRAVKEVLISQFGLDRSYIGSKETDHRADEVAKLKILDFWTPDNHYRWSTSRYGGHVSASVEPVNNSRLLLCSSDAGEIERLKSRIQELEESVTALEGTFKLLLAEQRQLENEEAELQKQREEAISVVQHERKQRREKENLVNQRKRKLELMQKEDDLDTSMAKLIDESAKINNERLRCAIEIKNLLVNAVSYEWSLAARHMTSIEIDSKIKDLEINLKHHEKFAQQASIQLEYCKKGLEEQREQLLAAKNHAESISAITPELEKAFLEMPTTIEELEAAIQDNMSQANSILFLNHNVLKEYEHRQEKIITIAKKLEADKEELKNSLAEIDALKESWLPTLRNLVVRINETFSRNFQEMAIAGEVLLDEHEKDFDQFGILIKVKFRQAGQLQVLSAHHQSGGERSVSTILYLVSLQDLTNCPFRVVDEINQGMDPINERNMFQQLVRAASQPNTPQCFLLTPKLLPDLEYSEACSILNIMNGPWIEQPAKVWSSGECWRAVAGAVEEGRHHSSIQDRHLA; from the exons ATGAAGCGGTCTAAAATGGCCGAGGACCCTGACGACCCTTGCTGGAAGGCGAAACGCGCCAAAATCATAAG ggGAGAAGATGATTATATGCCAGGAAACATAATTGAAATGGAACTTCACAACTTCATGACCTATGATCATTTGTTTTGCAAACCAGGATCTCGCTTAAATCTTGTTATTGGACCAAATGGGTCGGGCAAGAGCTCTATTGTGTGTGCAATTGCGCTTGGTCTAGGTGGCGAGCCCCAG CTCCTTGGTAGGGCGACAAGTATTGGAGCATATGTCAAACGTGGGGAAGAATGTGCTTATATTAAAATATCCCTAAGAGGAGACACAAAAGATGAGCAAATCACCATCATGCGCAAAATTGACATGCATAACAAGTCAGAATGGTTGTACAATG GAAAAGTGGTACCTAAAAAAGAAGTAGCTGAATTAATTCAAAGGTTCAACATCCAAGTCAACAATTTGACCCAA TTCTTACCACAAGACAGAGTATGtgagtttgctaagttaactCCTGTGCAACTTTTAGAAGAGACTGAAAAGGCTGTCGGTGATCCTCAACTTCCAATTCAACACCGTGCTCTAGTTGAGAAAAGCCATCAAGTGAAGATTAACGAAGTG GCTATTGAAAGAAATGGTGAAACTTTGAATCAGCTGAAGGCCCTTAATGCTGAACTTGAAAAGGACGTAGAACGTGTCCGCCAAAGAGATGAACTTCTAGCGAAG GTTGAATCAATGAAAAAAAAGTTGCCATGGCTGAAGTATGATATGAAAAAAGCTGAATATATGGAAGCTAAAGAGCAGGAAAAGGATGCCAAAAAGAAATTGGATGAGGCAGCTAAAGCTTTGAAAAATCTTGCAGAACCTGTTGA caaaaagaagaaggagaaatcCCTTATGGATTCTAAATGCAAGAAAGTCCAAAGTCTTGTGAAAGACAACGCTAAGCAACGTATGGAACTTCTGGAGAAGGAAAGCCATCTG GGTGTTCAAGCACGAGGAAAATACAGTGAAATGGGAGATTTGAAGAGGCAAGAGGAATCCCGTCAAAAAAGAATGCTAAAAGCTAAGGAGGACCTTACTGCTGCTGAAATAGAACTTCAAAACCTGCCCATTTATGAGGCCCCAAAAGATTTACTT GAAAGATTAGGTGCTCAGATTCTGGAGCTACAAGTTTCTGCAAAGGAAAAGAGGTCACAGAAGTCAGAGAAGGAGAAGCTTCTGAGTCAACATAAATTATCATTGAGGCAGAACCTGGACAG GTTGAAGGATATGGAAGATACAAAGATTAAACTTTTACAGGCATTAAGAAACTCTGGAGCTGAAAGTATTTTTGATGCTTATAAGTGGTTGGAACAACATCGGAGTGAACTGAGAAAGGAAGTTTATGGTCCTGTGTTGCTTGAG GTCAATGTATCGGATCGAGCACATGCAAACTACTTAGAAGGCCAGGTCCCATATTATATTTGGAAG TCTTTCATAACCCAGGATCCTCATGATCGGGATTTTTTGGTCAAATGTCTAAAGAATTATGATGTTCCAATTTTAAATTATGCTAATGATGAATACCGTGCCAAGGAACCCTTTCAAGTTTCTGAGAAG ATGCATGAGCTTGGGATCAATTCTCGACTTGACCAAGTCTTTGATGCTCCTCGTGCTGTCAAGGAGGTTTTGATCAGTCAGTTTGGTCTGGATAGATCT TATATTGGGTCAAAAGAAACTGATCATAGGGCTGATGAGGTTGCAAAGTTGAAAATTTTGGACTTTTGGACTCCGGACAATCATTATCGCTGGTCCACTTCTAGATATGGTGGTCATGTATCTGCAAGTGTTGAACCAGTCAATAATTCACGTCTTCTGCTGTGTA GTTCTGATGCCGGAGAAATTGAAAGACTGAAGAGCAGGATACAGGAGCTGGAAGAATCTGTTACTGCTTTGGAGGGAACTTTTAAGTTGCTGCTTGCAGAGCAAAGACAGTTGGAGAATGAAGAAGCTGAACTCCAAAAACAACGG GAGGAGGCTATCAGCGTTGTACAGCATGAAAGAAAACAAAGGCGGGAAAAGGAGAACCTTGTCA ATCAAAGGAAAAGGAAACTTGAATTAATGCAGAAGGAGGATGACTTAGACACTAGCATGGCAAAGCTTATTGATGAATCTGCAAAAATTAATAATGAGAGGCTCCGATGTGCAATTGAAATTAAG AATTTACTTGTTAATGCTGTTTCTTATGAATGGAGTCTTGCGGCGAGACATATGACCTCCATTGAAATTGATTCCAAG ATTAAAGATCTTGAAATCAATCTGAAGCATCATGAAAAGTTCGCTCAACAAGCATCAATACAGCTGGAGTATT GCAAGAAGGGGCTAGAGGAACAGAGAGAACAACTGTTGGCTGCCAAGAATCATGCAGAATCAATTTCTGCCATTACTCCGGAGCTTGAAAAGGCTTTTCTTGAG ATGCCTACAACAATTGAGGAGTTGGAAGCTGCTATTCAAGATAACATGTCTCAAGCAAATTCAATTCTTTTTCTTAACCATAATGTGCTGAAAGAATATGAACACCGTCAAGAGAAG ATAATAACAATTGCCAAAAAGCTGGAAGCAGACAAAGAGGAACTAAAAAATTCTTTAGCTGAAATAGATGCCCTGAAG GAAAGTTGGCTTCCAACTTTAAGAAACCTTGTTGTTCGTATAAATGAAACTTTCAGTCGTAACTTCCAGGAGATGGCTATTGCAGGAGAAGTATTATTGG ATGAACATGAAAAGGACTTTGATCAATTTGGAATACTTATAAAAGTGAAGTTCAG GCAAGCAGGACAGCTTCAAGTTCTCAGTGCTCATCATCAATCTGGGGGG GAGCGTTCAGTTTCAACTATTCTTTATCTTGTTTCTCTTCAAGACCTTACAAACTGCCCGTTTAGGGTAGTTGATGAGATCAATCAAG
- the LOC136226795 gene encoding structural maintenance of chromosomes protein 5-like isoform X2, with amino-acid sequence MKRSKMAEDPDDPCWKAKRAKIIRGEDDYMPGNIIEMELHNFMTYDHLFCKPGSRLNLVIGPNGSGKSSIVCAIALGLGGEPQLLGRATSIGAYVKRGEECAYIKISLRGDTKDEQITIMRKIDMHNKSEWLYNGKVVPKKEVAELIQRFNIQVNNLTQFLPQDRVCEFAKLTPVQLLEETEKAVGDPQLPIQHRALVEKSHQVKINEVAIERNGETLNQLKALNAELEKDVERVRQRDELLAKVESMKKKLPWLKYDMKKAEYMEAKEQEKDAKKKLDEAAKALKNLAEPVDKKKKEKSLMDSKCKKVQSLVKDNAKQRMELLEKESHLGVQARGKYSEMGDLKRQEESRQKRMLKAKEDLTAAEIELQNLPIYEAPKDLLERLGAQILELQVSAKEKRSQKSEKEKLLSQHKLSLRQNLDRLKDMEDTKIKLLQALRNSGAESIFDAYKWLEQHRSELRKEVYGPVLLEVNVSDRAHANYLEGQVPYYIWKSFITQDPHDRDFLVKCLKNYDVPILNYANDEYRAKEPFQVSEKMHELGINSRLDQVFDAPRAVKEVLISQFGLDRSYIGSKETDHRADEVAKLKILDFWTPDNHYRWSTSRYGGHVSASVEPVNNSRLLLCSSDAGEIERLKSRIQELEESVTALEGTFKLLLAEQRQLENEEAELQKQREEAISVVQHERKQRREKENLVNQRKRKLELMQKEDDLDTSMAKLIDESAKINNERLRCAIEIKNLLVNAVSYEWSLAARHMTSIEIDSKIKDLEINLKHHEKFAQQASIQLEYCKKGLEEQREQLLAAKNHAESISAITPELEKAFLEMPTTIEELEAAIQDNMSQANSILFLNHNVLKEYEHRQEKIITIAKKLEADKEELKNSLAEIDALKESWLPTLRNLVVRINETFSRNFQEMAIAGEVLLDEHEKDFDQFGILIKVKFRQAGQLQVLSAHHQSGGERSVSTILYLVSLQDLTNCPFRVVDEINQGMDPINERNMFQQLVRAASQPNTPQCFLLTPKLLPDLEYSEACSILNIMNGPWIEQPAKVWSSGECWRAVAGAVEEAC; translated from the exons ATGAAGCGGTCTAAAATGGCCGAGGACCCTGACGACCCTTGCTGGAAGGCGAAACGCGCCAAAATCATAAG ggGAGAAGATGATTATATGCCAGGAAACATAATTGAAATGGAACTTCACAACTTCATGACCTATGATCATTTGTTTTGCAAACCAGGATCTCGCTTAAATCTTGTTATTGGACCAAATGGGTCGGGCAAGAGCTCTATTGTGTGTGCAATTGCGCTTGGTCTAGGTGGCGAGCCCCAG CTCCTTGGTAGGGCGACAAGTATTGGAGCATATGTCAAACGTGGGGAAGAATGTGCTTATATTAAAATATCCCTAAGAGGAGACACAAAAGATGAGCAAATCACCATCATGCGCAAAATTGACATGCATAACAAGTCAGAATGGTTGTACAATG GAAAAGTGGTACCTAAAAAAGAAGTAGCTGAATTAATTCAAAGGTTCAACATCCAAGTCAACAATTTGACCCAA TTCTTACCACAAGACAGAGTATGtgagtttgctaagttaactCCTGTGCAACTTTTAGAAGAGACTGAAAAGGCTGTCGGTGATCCTCAACTTCCAATTCAACACCGTGCTCTAGTTGAGAAAAGCCATCAAGTGAAGATTAACGAAGTG GCTATTGAAAGAAATGGTGAAACTTTGAATCAGCTGAAGGCCCTTAATGCTGAACTTGAAAAGGACGTAGAACGTGTCCGCCAAAGAGATGAACTTCTAGCGAAG GTTGAATCAATGAAAAAAAAGTTGCCATGGCTGAAGTATGATATGAAAAAAGCTGAATATATGGAAGCTAAAGAGCAGGAAAAGGATGCCAAAAAGAAATTGGATGAGGCAGCTAAAGCTTTGAAAAATCTTGCAGAACCTGTTGA caaaaagaagaaggagaaatcCCTTATGGATTCTAAATGCAAGAAAGTCCAAAGTCTTGTGAAAGACAACGCTAAGCAACGTATGGAACTTCTGGAGAAGGAAAGCCATCTG GGTGTTCAAGCACGAGGAAAATACAGTGAAATGGGAGATTTGAAGAGGCAAGAGGAATCCCGTCAAAAAAGAATGCTAAAAGCTAAGGAGGACCTTACTGCTGCTGAAATAGAACTTCAAAACCTGCCCATTTATGAGGCCCCAAAAGATTTACTT GAAAGATTAGGTGCTCAGATTCTGGAGCTACAAGTTTCTGCAAAGGAAAAGAGGTCACAGAAGTCAGAGAAGGAGAAGCTTCTGAGTCAACATAAATTATCATTGAGGCAGAACCTGGACAG GTTGAAGGATATGGAAGATACAAAGATTAAACTTTTACAGGCATTAAGAAACTCTGGAGCTGAAAGTATTTTTGATGCTTATAAGTGGTTGGAACAACATCGGAGTGAACTGAGAAAGGAAGTTTATGGTCCTGTGTTGCTTGAG GTCAATGTATCGGATCGAGCACATGCAAACTACTTAGAAGGCCAGGTCCCATATTATATTTGGAAG TCTTTCATAACCCAGGATCCTCATGATCGGGATTTTTTGGTCAAATGTCTAAAGAATTATGATGTTCCAATTTTAAATTATGCTAATGATGAATACCGTGCCAAGGAACCCTTTCAAGTTTCTGAGAAG ATGCATGAGCTTGGGATCAATTCTCGACTTGACCAAGTCTTTGATGCTCCTCGTGCTGTCAAGGAGGTTTTGATCAGTCAGTTTGGTCTGGATAGATCT TATATTGGGTCAAAAGAAACTGATCATAGGGCTGATGAGGTTGCAAAGTTGAAAATTTTGGACTTTTGGACTCCGGACAATCATTATCGCTGGTCCACTTCTAGATATGGTGGTCATGTATCTGCAAGTGTTGAACCAGTCAATAATTCACGTCTTCTGCTGTGTA GTTCTGATGCCGGAGAAATTGAAAGACTGAAGAGCAGGATACAGGAGCTGGAAGAATCTGTTACTGCTTTGGAGGGAACTTTTAAGTTGCTGCTTGCAGAGCAAAGACAGTTGGAGAATGAAGAAGCTGAACTCCAAAAACAACGG GAGGAGGCTATCAGCGTTGTACAGCATGAAAGAAAACAAAGGCGGGAAAAGGAGAACCTTGTCA ATCAAAGGAAAAGGAAACTTGAATTAATGCAGAAGGAGGATGACTTAGACACTAGCATGGCAAAGCTTATTGATGAATCTGCAAAAATTAATAATGAGAGGCTCCGATGTGCAATTGAAATTAAG AATTTACTTGTTAATGCTGTTTCTTATGAATGGAGTCTTGCGGCGAGACATATGACCTCCATTGAAATTGATTCCAAG ATTAAAGATCTTGAAATCAATCTGAAGCATCATGAAAAGTTCGCTCAACAAGCATCAATACAGCTGGAGTATT GCAAGAAGGGGCTAGAGGAACAGAGAGAACAACTGTTGGCTGCCAAGAATCATGCAGAATCAATTTCTGCCATTACTCCGGAGCTTGAAAAGGCTTTTCTTGAG ATGCCTACAACAATTGAGGAGTTGGAAGCTGCTATTCAAGATAACATGTCTCAAGCAAATTCAATTCTTTTTCTTAACCATAATGTGCTGAAAGAATATGAACACCGTCAAGAGAAG ATAATAACAATTGCCAAAAAGCTGGAAGCAGACAAAGAGGAACTAAAAAATTCTTTAGCTGAAATAGATGCCCTGAAG GAAAGTTGGCTTCCAACTTTAAGAAACCTTGTTGTTCGTATAAATGAAACTTTCAGTCGTAACTTCCAGGAGATGGCTATTGCAGGAGAAGTATTATTGG ATGAACATGAAAAGGACTTTGATCAATTTGGAATACTTATAAAAGTGAAGTTCAG GCAAGCAGGACAGCTTCAAGTTCTCAGTGCTCATCATCAATCTGGGGGG GAGCGTTCAGTTTCAACTATTCTTTATCTTGTTTCTCTTCAAGACCTTACAAACTGCCCGTTTAGGGTAGTTGATGAGATCAATCAAG
- the LOC136226795 gene encoding structural maintenance of chromosomes protein 5-like isoform X3 — MKRSKMAEDPDDPCWKAKRAKIIRGEDDYMPGNIIEMELHNFMTYDHLFCKPGSRLNLVIGPNGSGKSSIVCAIALGLGGEPQLLGRATSIGAYVKRGEECAYIKISLRGDTKDEQITIMRKIDMHNKSEWLYNGKVVPKKEVAELIQRFNIQVNNLTQFLPQDRVCEFAKLTPVQLLEETEKAVGDPQLPIQHRALVEKSHQVKINEVAIERNGETLNQLKALNAELEKDVERVRQRDELLAKVESMKKKLPWLKYDMKKAEYMEAKEQEKDAKKKLDEAAKALKNLAEPVDKKKKEKSLMDSKCKKVQSLVKDNAKQRMELLEKESHLGVQARGKYSEMGDLKRQEESRQKRMLKAKEDLTAAEIELQNLPIYEAPKDLLERLGAQILELQVSAKEKRSQKSEKEKLLSQHKLSLRQNLDRLKDMEDTKIKLLQALRNSGAESIFDAYKWLEQHRSELRKEVYGPVLLEVNVSDRAHANYLEGQVPYYIWKSFITQDPHDRDFLVKCLKNYDVPILNYANDEYRAKEPFQVSEKMHELGINSRLDQVFDAPRAVKEVLISQFGLDRSYIGSKETDHRADEVAKLKILDFWTPDNHYRWSTSRYGGHVSASVEPVNNSRLLLCSSDAGEIERLKSRIQELEESVTALEGTFKLLLAEQRQLENEEAELQKQREEAISVVQHERKQRREKENLVNQRKRKLELMQKEDDLDTSMAKLIDESAKINNERLRCAIEIKNLLVNAVSYEWSLAARHMTSIEIDSKIKDLEINLKHHEKFAQQASIQLEYCKKGLEEQREQLLAAKNHAESISAITPELEKAFLEMPTTIEELEAAIQDNMSQANSILFLNHNVLKEYEHRQEKIITIAKKLEADKEELKNSLAEIDALKESWLPTLRNLVVRINETFSRNFQEMAIAGEVLLDEHEKDFDQFGILIKVKFRQAGQLQVLSAHHQSGGERSVSTILYLVSLQDLTNCPFRVVDEINQGMDPINERNMFQQLVRAASQPNTPQCFLLTPKLLPDLEYSEACSILNIMNGPWIEQPAKVWSSGECWRAVAGAVEEG, encoded by the exons ATGAAGCGGTCTAAAATGGCCGAGGACCCTGACGACCCTTGCTGGAAGGCGAAACGCGCCAAAATCATAAG ggGAGAAGATGATTATATGCCAGGAAACATAATTGAAATGGAACTTCACAACTTCATGACCTATGATCATTTGTTTTGCAAACCAGGATCTCGCTTAAATCTTGTTATTGGACCAAATGGGTCGGGCAAGAGCTCTATTGTGTGTGCAATTGCGCTTGGTCTAGGTGGCGAGCCCCAG CTCCTTGGTAGGGCGACAAGTATTGGAGCATATGTCAAACGTGGGGAAGAATGTGCTTATATTAAAATATCCCTAAGAGGAGACACAAAAGATGAGCAAATCACCATCATGCGCAAAATTGACATGCATAACAAGTCAGAATGGTTGTACAATG GAAAAGTGGTACCTAAAAAAGAAGTAGCTGAATTAATTCAAAGGTTCAACATCCAAGTCAACAATTTGACCCAA TTCTTACCACAAGACAGAGTATGtgagtttgctaagttaactCCTGTGCAACTTTTAGAAGAGACTGAAAAGGCTGTCGGTGATCCTCAACTTCCAATTCAACACCGTGCTCTAGTTGAGAAAAGCCATCAAGTGAAGATTAACGAAGTG GCTATTGAAAGAAATGGTGAAACTTTGAATCAGCTGAAGGCCCTTAATGCTGAACTTGAAAAGGACGTAGAACGTGTCCGCCAAAGAGATGAACTTCTAGCGAAG GTTGAATCAATGAAAAAAAAGTTGCCATGGCTGAAGTATGATATGAAAAAAGCTGAATATATGGAAGCTAAAGAGCAGGAAAAGGATGCCAAAAAGAAATTGGATGAGGCAGCTAAAGCTTTGAAAAATCTTGCAGAACCTGTTGA caaaaagaagaaggagaaatcCCTTATGGATTCTAAATGCAAGAAAGTCCAAAGTCTTGTGAAAGACAACGCTAAGCAACGTATGGAACTTCTGGAGAAGGAAAGCCATCTG GGTGTTCAAGCACGAGGAAAATACAGTGAAATGGGAGATTTGAAGAGGCAAGAGGAATCCCGTCAAAAAAGAATGCTAAAAGCTAAGGAGGACCTTACTGCTGCTGAAATAGAACTTCAAAACCTGCCCATTTATGAGGCCCCAAAAGATTTACTT GAAAGATTAGGTGCTCAGATTCTGGAGCTACAAGTTTCTGCAAAGGAAAAGAGGTCACAGAAGTCAGAGAAGGAGAAGCTTCTGAGTCAACATAAATTATCATTGAGGCAGAACCTGGACAG GTTGAAGGATATGGAAGATACAAAGATTAAACTTTTACAGGCATTAAGAAACTCTGGAGCTGAAAGTATTTTTGATGCTTATAAGTGGTTGGAACAACATCGGAGTGAACTGAGAAAGGAAGTTTATGGTCCTGTGTTGCTTGAG GTCAATGTATCGGATCGAGCACATGCAAACTACTTAGAAGGCCAGGTCCCATATTATATTTGGAAG TCTTTCATAACCCAGGATCCTCATGATCGGGATTTTTTGGTCAAATGTCTAAAGAATTATGATGTTCCAATTTTAAATTATGCTAATGATGAATACCGTGCCAAGGAACCCTTTCAAGTTTCTGAGAAG ATGCATGAGCTTGGGATCAATTCTCGACTTGACCAAGTCTTTGATGCTCCTCGTGCTGTCAAGGAGGTTTTGATCAGTCAGTTTGGTCTGGATAGATCT TATATTGGGTCAAAAGAAACTGATCATAGGGCTGATGAGGTTGCAAAGTTGAAAATTTTGGACTTTTGGACTCCGGACAATCATTATCGCTGGTCCACTTCTAGATATGGTGGTCATGTATCTGCAAGTGTTGAACCAGTCAATAATTCACGTCTTCTGCTGTGTA GTTCTGATGCCGGAGAAATTGAAAGACTGAAGAGCAGGATACAGGAGCTGGAAGAATCTGTTACTGCTTTGGAGGGAACTTTTAAGTTGCTGCTTGCAGAGCAAAGACAGTTGGAGAATGAAGAAGCTGAACTCCAAAAACAACGG GAGGAGGCTATCAGCGTTGTACAGCATGAAAGAAAACAAAGGCGGGAAAAGGAGAACCTTGTCA ATCAAAGGAAAAGGAAACTTGAATTAATGCAGAAGGAGGATGACTTAGACACTAGCATGGCAAAGCTTATTGATGAATCTGCAAAAATTAATAATGAGAGGCTCCGATGTGCAATTGAAATTAAG AATTTACTTGTTAATGCTGTTTCTTATGAATGGAGTCTTGCGGCGAGACATATGACCTCCATTGAAATTGATTCCAAG ATTAAAGATCTTGAAATCAATCTGAAGCATCATGAAAAGTTCGCTCAACAAGCATCAATACAGCTGGAGTATT GCAAGAAGGGGCTAGAGGAACAGAGAGAACAACTGTTGGCTGCCAAGAATCATGCAGAATCAATTTCTGCCATTACTCCGGAGCTTGAAAAGGCTTTTCTTGAG ATGCCTACAACAATTGAGGAGTTGGAAGCTGCTATTCAAGATAACATGTCTCAAGCAAATTCAATTCTTTTTCTTAACCATAATGTGCTGAAAGAATATGAACACCGTCAAGAGAAG ATAATAACAATTGCCAAAAAGCTGGAAGCAGACAAAGAGGAACTAAAAAATTCTTTAGCTGAAATAGATGCCCTGAAG GAAAGTTGGCTTCCAACTTTAAGAAACCTTGTTGTTCGTATAAATGAAACTTTCAGTCGTAACTTCCAGGAGATGGCTATTGCAGGAGAAGTATTATTGG ATGAACATGAAAAGGACTTTGATCAATTTGGAATACTTATAAAAGTGAAGTTCAG GCAAGCAGGACAGCTTCAAGTTCTCAGTGCTCATCATCAATCTGGGGGG GAGCGTTCAGTTTCAACTATTCTTTATCTTGTTTCTCTTCAAGACCTTACAAACTGCCCGTTTAGGGTAGTTGATGAGATCAATCAAG